The sequence below is a genomic window from Bacteroidota bacterium.
TTAAAGCTTACTAATACAACAAAAAATACAACAAATATTCATGCATTATTCGAAAGTGAAGAAATATTGAAAAATGCAAATACTATAATCGAAATTGGTTATTTTGGAGATAAAAAACTAAATTTTTATGGATTCAATGGAGCTAAAGCATACTACAATGAGGCATTTATTGATCCGGAAAATGAAAACTTCATCAACAAATATTTTTATTCACATGATAGAAAATTGCTCAGCTTAAGGTTTGATATTCAGAGATATATGAAAAACTCCCCTTTAAGAATTCTTAGCGGACTTTCATACAAGTATTTTCATATTTTTCCGGAAGTAGAAAATGGTGCAAGTTATAATCTTCAAAACAATATTTTGGCAAATTACATTAATTGGAAAATCATTGAAGATGAGGAAATTGATGGTGGAAATGTTCTTAATTTAAGGGCAGGAATTATCTACGATACCCGCAATCACAAATGTAATTGTTCAGATGGAATTTGGATGGAAGCAATCTTGCTTTATTCGCCGCCGCTGTTTGGTTCTAATGAATATTTAAAATCTTCTGTTACTTTTCGTTTTTATAAAGATGTTGTAAAGAATTATCTAACATTTAAATTCAGATTTAGTTCTCAAAATACCATTTTCGGTAAACTGCCTTTTTATCAGCTTCCATTTTACACAGACAGCAGAATGAGCCATGACGGATTAGGTGGAGCTTTCAATCTTCGGGGAATATTTAGGAATCGAGTTGTTGCAAATGGATTTATTTTAAGTAATTCTGAGATAATATTTGATGCCTATGAATTTACATTTATAAAACAAAACTGTAATGCTTATTTTTCGATATTTTCTGATTTTGCATATATTACTCAAAATTATGAAATAAACACTTCTTCGGTTCCATTGCAGCAATTAAATTCATTTTTTACAGAAACAAATCATAAACCGATTGCAAGTTATGGGCTTGGCTTTTATTTTATTTATAATGATAATAATGTTATAAGTGTGAACTGGGCAATTTCTAAGGACAAACAATTTGGCCAGAAAGGATTATATGTTGGTTCAGCTATGCTTTTTTAAAAATGCACACAAATTTAGCTTTTACGAAATTGATGAAAAAATATAAGAACAGGACTCTTTTTATTCTGATAATTAGCTTCATTTTGATAAGTTTTACTGCAAAAGAAGAGAATCATGGAATTTCAAAATCTTTATTCAAAATAGAAAGAAGTAAAGATTCTGACGAAATTGTATATGATATTAATCTTACAACTTTTGGTAAGCTAAATACAGAAAATCCTATAAATATTTATTGGATAAAACACACTAATTCAAATAAAATTGAGCCTTTAAGCTGGATTCAAAAAAAATTTTCCTATGGTCTAACATTTTTGGATATTGGAGATAATAAAGCAAAATTCCAATTTGTTTCATATGGATACAGGAATTTTGAAATAAAGAAAAATACTAATGGAGATTTTAAAGTTTTTACTAATTCACAAAATAAAGAAGTTGCCGTAAAGAGAATTTTCATTCAAATAGACGGAGGAACTTTCTGGTTCCCAAATATCACAAAAGTTGAACTACATGCAATAGATATAAAAACCGGAAAAGATTTAATTGAAACAATTGTTCCATAAAACAAAATTATGAATAAAGAATTACCAAATTGTATAAAAGAAATTAGTGCTGAATTAAATAATTTACCTTTTATTAATAATGAATTAGTCTCTGAAATAGTTTCTGAGGCAAATCTTTCCGAAAAAGAACTCAGGGAATATATTTCTTTCGATCACTGCATATCTGAGAGTTATGGAAGAAAGTTAATTGTAGATAATGGGAATTATAAAATTCTGTTAATGTCGTGGCGTGTAGGAGATTTCACAGCAATTCACAACCATGGATATACTGAATGGGGTTGCGTTTATTTTTTTGGAGAAGCTGCACATCGATTGTATGAAACAAATGAGAAAGAAATAAAACTTATTCAAAAAGATAATTTTTATGAAGGTCAGATTGCATCAGTTTGTGGAGATTTAACTCATATGATGGGAAACTCATTTTCAAAGAAGCTCACTACACTTCATATTTATGGATCGAATACCAGAAAAAATAATGTGTCGGAGAATGCGAAAGTTTATATGCCTGAATTCCAGAAGGAAGTTACTACAAAAGGTTCGGCATATCTTAATATGAATAAAAAATTGATGCTTTCAGATAAGCCCTTATTGAACATTTCATTAGACGACTTTATTGATTATTTTACTTTAGTCAGGCCATTTTATGAGTTAAGTAAAAAATATAACGTTATTTCGAAAATGGAAGAACAAATTGCTAAATTGAATTAATTATTTCGATGAATGAAAATCAGAGGTTTGAATTGAATTTTTGATTTATATATTCAAACTTTTAATTAAAAATAATGAATAATCAAAAAATACTCTCAGAATCTTTTGAGAAAATAAAAAACTATCTTAAAAATAATAACAAAATTGAAGAATTGATAGTTAATTTTAAATTTCCAGCAGAATTAAATAAAATAATTGACTTTCCGATAAATCAAATCGGTGTTTCAGAGAATGAATTTTTAGAATTGTTAGACAAATATTTAAATTTTTCTGTTAGAACAGGAAACAAACAGTTTTTAAATCAATTGTATTCAGGTTTTAATTTTCCTGCTTTTATAGGAGAAATTTTCTCAACTCTGGCAAATACTTCTATGTACACCTATGAAGTTGCCCCGGTGGCTACTATGATAGAAACCGAAATGATAAAATTAATGAATAGCTATGCCGGCTATTCCCATGGCGATGGAATTTTTGTAAGTGGCGGCAGCAATGCAAATTTAATCGCCATGTTATCGGCACGCAATAAGGTATTTCCCGAAGGACGATTTGATGGATACGACAGGAATTTGAAACTGAAAATATTTGTAAACGAGCAAGCTCATTATTCTTTTGAAACGGCTGCAAATATTTTAGGAATTGGTGCGAAAAATGTAATCAAAGTGAAAGCTGACGAAAACGGAAGATTGATTCCATCGGAGCTCGAAAGAGAAATTAAGGACTCAGTCAATCGGGGCGAGAAACCTTTTTTTGCAGTAGCTACATGTGCCACAACTTTATTGGGAGCTTATGATCCCATTGATGAGATGGCTGATATTTGCGAGAAATATGGCGTTTGGTTACATGCCGATGGTTCGTTTGGAGGTTCAATAATTCTAAGCAAGGAGCATCGCTATCTGGTAAAAGGTATTGAGAAAACTGATTCTTTTGCATGGAATCCGCACAAACTTATGAATATTCCTTTGATTTGTTCTGTAATTCTTGTCAAAAGACATGGAAGCTTACAGCACAATATTACTGATATTAATGCAGATTATATTTTTCATGATATAGATATGATTGAAGATTTGGGGAAAAAATCTATTCAGTGTGGTCGCAAAGTCGATGCTGTAAAATTATGGTTTGCATGGAAATATTTTGGATTGGAAGGATACAAAAATAGAATTGACAATTTGATTGAAATGGCAAAATATGCAGAAAAGAAAGTGATTGAAAACACAAAATTAGAACTAATTGTTCCACGTCAATCATTTTCTGTATGCTTTCGGTATATTCCTGAAATTAATACAGATAGCAATGAATTCAATCTTAAATTGCGGGAGTCTTTACGAAAAAGCGGAAAATCTATTGTCAATTTTGGATACATTGGAGATAGCTTAACAATACGGCTAATAGCCGCAAACGCTGAACTTAATAAATCTGATATTGATTTATTTTTTAATAACTTGATTGATGAAGCAGAATTAATAATTAGTGGCACTTAGAAACTTCCAATTTCTGCGTTATGCTTAGCTTTCAAATCAGTCATTTACAAAAGTAAACTCCTGATTTTCAAGCCAACCAAGCCTTGAACTTGAAATCTTCTAAGCACCACTTCCAAAAAATGATATATTTTCTTATATGCACTAATTGGGAATTAAAAATTGACAACTCAAAATTTAATGAATATCAAATACACAGGATTTGCCATTGCAATTGCCTGGCCGGAAACGTTTTGTAAACAGCCGGGCTCTTGGTACGATAGCATTTCAAAAATTCTTGGAATCAGCAAAAATCATTACTACAAAGTTGGCCATGCTGCATTAGTTTTAATTGATAGTAAAAAAATGAGTTGCCACTATTTTGATTTTGGCAGATACCATACACCATTCCAATATGCCAGAGTCCGCAGTGAATCTACCGATGATGGTTTAAAAATAAATGAAATTCCTGAAATTCCTGAAATTTCAAGTAATGCTGAAAATATTGAAAATTTTCTTGATATTTTAAAAGAATTACAATCCAATTATGAATGTCATGGTGAAGGAAAATTATATGCTTCCTATTGCCAAATTAATTTTCAGAAGGCATTTGCAAAAGCAACTGAAATGCAAAATGAAAGCCTGATTCCTTATGGTCCGTTCAAATATAAGGGGAGTAATTGTTCCCGTTTTGTGAATTCTGTAATAGTTGCCGGCAAACCAAATTGGAAAATCTTATGTAAACTAAAATATTTTGTGTCTTTAACTCCAACTCCTCGCGATAATGTAAACTCGCTATCTAATAAAATTATACTTCCAAAAATTCTTCAAAATAAACCTTTTTATCCACTTAAGATTTCGAATAAAAAGATTTTAAAGAGTACTCTTCCTGAACCAGTTAGACATATAAATATTTCAGAAAATGCACAATGGATAAGCGGTGAGGGTGCCGGTTCATGGTTTAGTATAAGTCTGGAAAAAGAGCATTATAAAATTTGTCGGCGTAATAATTTTGGAGCATTAGAATGTGAAGGGAAATTTGAGAAAATCGGAAAATCTATTTTTAATACCGACTCAGCTTTTAAGTTTATTTATCTTAGTCATTGCAAGAAAGTTAAGATTCAACAGAATAATACGATTATTGAATTTGTGAGAATTGGATGAAAATGATAAACTCAGAATTTTCACTTCTCAATTTCATAAGCTGGATAAACCAGAAAAAAATCTCGCAGCCGCAAAGTCGCAAAATTTCTGGAAATCTGTGAAACGAAAAAAATCTTGCTTTGAGTGTGAAACTTGGTTTTAAGATTGCAAAGAGTTTTATTTCATAAAACTTTGCTCCCTTGCGCCTTTGCAAGATTATGTTTTGAATAACTTTCGGACAAATTCTGTAGATTATACAGCTATTTTGCAAATGCGAAACTTGAGCAATTAAACCTCAGTTTAATACTTTATTTGCTCAAATTCAATTTGTTAGATAGTTTAAGTAATTGTTTATCATGAATTTTAGATAGAATAATTAATGCAAAAATTGCCCCAAGTAAAGCTATTGCCATATCGGTCTGAGTGTCCCAAGCATATCCTTGAGTTCCAAGAAAAGCATCGGCCGATTCGCCAGTAAACTTTGCAACTATCCATTCAATCAATTCATAAAATGCACTGAAAGCCAGGCAAACACTAACAATCAAAAAGTTTTGCCAATTGTGTGAAACAATAATTTCTTTTCTGATAAAAATTTCTCGTACTAAAATCGCAGGTATAAAACCTTGTGCAAAATGTCCTACTTTGTCGTAATTATTACGACTAAAACCAAATATTGGTTTAATATAGTCGAAAAGTGGAACTTCGGCGTAAGTGTAGTGTCCACCAACCATTAATATTACGCAATGTATTAAAATGAGAAAATAAAGAAGAGTTGTGAGAGGGAATTTTTTGTATGTTACTATCAATAAAACCAAACCAATAATTGCAGGGAAAACTTCCAAAAACCATGTAAAATAGTCTTTTGGGGCTACTCCAGACCATATGAAAACAGAGAAAAAAATTACAAACCAAATTGTTTTCATAATGAAATTTAAAATTGATTTGTCTTAAGCAGTATAAAAATTATTGAATAAATACTAAAAACTCTTACTGATTGAAAAAAATGGATGACCTAAAATGCCATCCATTGAATTATCTATGAAATTCTTACAAAATCACAAGTTTCTTATAATGAGTTTGTGTACTGTTATCAATTTTTACGAAATAGGTTCCTGCATCAAGGATCGTTGCATCAATTTTGATGGAACTTGAGTATTCATATTTTTGCTTTAAAACTATTTTCCCATGCGTATCAAAAACAGAAACAAAAATATCTTTCGTTCCAACATTCAAAGGAACTATGTAGAAAATGCCTTTTGCAGGATTAGGATAAATTATTGATGTAGAATTCAATTCATTACGTTCAATTTTGGTACCATCTATTATAATACTCTTGATTACAGTGTCCTCACAATCTCCATTCATTGCAATCAGACTTACATCATAAATTCCTTCTGCAAGGTAAGTATGGTTTGGGTTATCATCGGTGCTGGTGTCTCCATCTCCAAAATCCCAAAGATAGGTAGTGGCATTTACTGAATTACTACTAAAAATAACATCATAAGTGTTCAAAAACGAATAGATAAAATCCGCTTCAGGTTGAGCTATTACTTCTATCATTTCAGTATAGCTTTGGGTAATTGTTCCATTTATTGTCAAACTTATGGTTTTATTTCCTGATGTAGAATAAGTTACAGTATGAGGGCCTTCAGTGTTTCCTGTTGCAGGATTAGCACCATCACCGAAATCCCACTCATAACTTGTGGCTAAATATGAGCTGTTTGTAAATGTTACTCCTTCGTAGGTGCAAATATTTGAATCATTCACCGAGAAATTGGAGGTAGGAAGGCCTGGAGTTGGAGTATATTCAAGCTCTATGTCAATAAAGTTTAGCTCATCAGGTGGTGTTAGAAGCTGGTAGGCGGTGTCTTTAGTGAATGTAAGTGAATAAATCGGACCTTGAATATTCTTTTCTGTAAATTCAATCCAAATGGTATAATCACCATCGGGCACTTCGTTTCCGTTCAAATCTTTGCAATCCCATGTAATTGTATGAGTTTGATGAACGTTTATTGTTGAACCTGTTATTGCATCAATCTCATTTTGGTTCGAGGAAGCTATCCATGTATATAAACGTTGTTGTTGGGCAGCGGCATGTTTTTTTTGTGTCCTAATAAAACCAGAATTATCTTCAATCCAAACAGCCAACACGTGTTTCGGAGCAAAATTTCCATTATATGTAACTGTTTTAAAAGTAAAGCTCATATTTCCAGAGGTTTGCAATGTACTTGATTGTCCAAATGAACTTAGCAAAACTACTACAGTAAGTGCAGTAGAAATGACTGATAATAAATAGACTATTTTTTTCATAACACAATATTTAATAAAGATTTAATCATTCATATAAAACTAATTAATACGATGCAAATATATTATAATTTCAGAAAAGTTCTGTAATATCCTCATTGTTTTTCAGATGATAAGATTGCAATCCTACTAAAGTAGCAGCTTCAATATGTTGTAGCGAATCGTCAATAAAAATAGTTTCAGTTGGTTTCAGTTGGTTTTCATTTATTACAAAATCGAAAATTTCTATATCTGGTTTTTTCATTGCAATGAAAAATGAAAAATATGCTTTCTCGAATAATTCAGAAAAATTCTTGAAACCATATTCATTTTGAAAATTCTTTAAATAATAATCGTAATGAATTCGGTTTGTATTACTTAACAAAAATATGCGATGCTTTGTTTTTAATTTTTTAAGTAAATTTACCCTTGCGTTAGGAATATTTAAAATCATTGCATTCCATGCTTCGTCAAAGATTTTATCGGAAATATCAATTTTAGTAATATTATAAATTTCTTTTCTGAAATCGGCCGGATTAATTTTTCCTTTTTCAAAATCATCGAAAATTGCAGTTTGAGATTTTTTTGAAAACAGATTGTCAAGATTTTTGAATCCTAATTCAGTGAAAGCCCTATATGATTTTTCGAAATCAATATTGCAAATAACGCCTCCAAAATCGAAAATAATATTTTTAATTGAGCTTGAATTATCTAACATAATTACCAATTCATAATTCACAATTAGTTAGTCCAGTTTCAGAACCGCTAAAAACGCTTGTTGCGGAACTTCTACATTCCCAACCTGACGCATTCGTTTTTTTCCTTTTTTCTGTTTTTCGAGTAGTTTTCTTTTTCTTGTAATATCGCCCCCATAACATTTTGCTGTAACATCTTTTCTGACAGCTTTAACGGTTTCGCGAGCAATAATTTTTGAGCCTATAGCTGCCTGAATTGCAATATCGAACTGCTGTCGTGGAATAAGTTCTTTTAGTTTTACGCACATTCGTCGCCCAAAATCGTAAGCGTTGTCGTTATGAATCAGTGTAGAAAGTGCATCAACTGATTCTCCATTAAGCAGAATATCTAATTTCACAAGCTTTGCCGGCTGAAATCCTGTCTGAAAATAATCGAAAGAAGCATATCCCTTTGAAATACTTTTTAGTTTATCGTAAAAATCGAAAACAATTTCGCCAAGAGGCATTTCAAAAGTTACCTCAACACGATTGCTCGTAAGGTAGGATTGATTTTTTAGAATGCCTCGCCTGTCGATGCAAAGTTTCATTATTCCGCCAACATATTCTGCTTTTGATATTATTTGAGCCTTTATATATGGTTCTTCAACATGCTCAATTAAAGTAGGGTCGGGCAGTCCTGATGGATTGTGAACTTCGAGTCTTTGTTTTTTCTTAGTAAAACATAGGTATGAAACATTGGGAACTGTAGTGATTACATCCATCATAAATTCGCGGTCTAAACGCTCCTGTACAATTTCCATATGAAGCAGACCTAAGAAACCGCATCTAAAACCAAAACCTAGTGCTGCCGACGATTCGGGCTCGTATGTCAAAGAAGCATCGTTCAGTTTAAGTTTATCGAGAGATGCTCTCAACTCTTCATAGTCGTCTGCATCAACCGGATAAATTCCGGCAAATAGCATTGGTTTAACATCTTCAAATCCTTCGATAGATTTCTCGCAAGGATTTTCGATATGAGTGATTGTGTCGCCAACTTTTACTTCTTTCGAGCTTTTTATACCTGAAATAATATATCCAACATCGCCTGCCATAAGTTTTGGGCGTGACACTTGTTTTAGTTTAAGTACACCTATTTCATCGGCTTGATATTCTTTGCCGGTATTTACAAATTTAACAGCATCTCCTTTTTTTATCTGCCCGTTAACTATTCTGAAATATGAAATAATTCCCCTGTAAGAATTATATACCGAATCGAAAATAAGAGCTTGCAATGGAGCATTAATATCGCCTTTTGGTGGTTCAATTCTTTCGACTGCTGCTTTCAAAATTTCTTCAACTCCTAATCCTGTTTTTCCGCTGGCTTCAATAATATCATCTCTGTCGCAGCCAATTAGGTCAACTATTTGGTCTTTCCCTTCGTCTGGCATTGCATTGTTAAGGTCCATTTTATTAAGGACTGGAATTACTTCCAAATCATTTTCTATGGCAAGATAAAGATTAGAAATTGTCTGAGCCTGAATTCCTTGAGTTGCATCAACTATCAGCAGAGCACCTTCGCAAGCTGCTATTGATCGCGAAACTTCATAAGAAAAATCGACATGTCCGGGAGTGTCAATTAGATTTAATATATATTTTTGATTATCAGTGTGTTGATATTCCATTTGTATCGCATGGCTTTTTATAGTAATACCTCGTTCGCGCTCGAGATCCATATCGTCTAAAACCTGATTTTGCGATTCTCTTTCACTAATAGTGTTAGTCATCTGAAGCAACCTATCGGCAATAGTGCTTTTGCCATGGTCTATATGTGCAATTATACAAAAATTTCTAATATTCTTCATTTACAATTTTCAATTCAAAAATTTTGCAAATATATGAGAATTTTAGTCATATTTTTTGTTTGTTTATGTTTTTGTAATTGTTTGAAATACAGCAAAGTGCATTTCTTCTTTAATTCTATGACATATAAGTTTGAATTTGGAATGTGTTTTTGGTATATGTTCGACTTGTGTGGTTGGGTTTTTATATTTGGAATTTTTGGTCAATCCTTTGGAGCTTATTTTTTACATTAGGGGACTTCTAAAAATAGTAAATTTCAAGGCGTAAGAAATTTTAAAACCGCAGTTTACTATTGTAAATGAGGATTTTAAAATTTTGAAACAACGAAGAAATTTGCATTTTTAGATGATCCCATTATATTTTTATAAGAAGCTTGCTCTTGTGGAGCTAATTAATCTGATAATTAATCTCCATCATTTTCAAATAATTTATAAAGTCATTAGAAAGTTTTATTTTAAATTTTCGTGAAAACAGGTTTATGTGAATCTTGTCATCCGGTTCTACAATTGTAAATTTTAGTAAAACATCACCCTGATTCTTTTTCAAAGCCGTTGGAAATTCTTTCAAAAAAACATCATTAATCTCGTTTAGTGATAGGTTTAAGGTAATAGATTTTATCTGTTTAGAAAGTTCCGAGAGCAAATCTATGCTATTAATTCTAAATTCTAAATCCTCTTCGCTGCCATATCTTGGCGTAACTTTTCCTTTTATTACAACATAATAGTTGTTCACGAAAAATTGTTTAAGTTCTAAATATTTTTTCCCAAAAACCCGAAATTTGTGCGAGCCTGAATAATCTTCCACACGCAAATCACCATATGGTTTTCCGTTTTTGCTTTGCAGACTATCGGCTTTGGTTACTAATCCTCCAAAAGTAAGTTCCTTATCTCTAAGTGGTTCAATATCTGCAAGTTTCGAAAGCTTGTCTTTACAAAAGGTATCAATTTCAAATCGATATTGATCTAATGGATGTGCCGACAGATAAATTCCAATAGCCTCTTTTTCTTTATTTAGTTTTTGAAGTGCCGACCATTCTTCGCAAGCGAGTGGCTGTGGTTTTACAATAGTTGCTTCTTCTAAGTCTCCGAACAAACTGAATTGGGCAGATTGATTTTCTTCGTCAATCTTATTGGCATATTTTATTAGATGTTCAATAAAAGTCTGTTCGTTGAGATTTGCATGGAAATATTGGCTGCGGTTCAAATTCGAAATATTATCGAAAGCTCCTGAAACCGCCAGACTTTCCAGAGTTCGTTTGCTTACTGTTCGAATATTTACTTTTTCGACAAAATCGTAAATGTCTTTAAAATTTCCTTTTTCTTTTCTTTTATTGATTATTTCGTTTACGGCAGCTTCACCCACTCCTTTTATAGCTGCCATTCCAAAACGAATTTCGCCATTATTATTTACATTAAAACGGAGATGGCTCTCATTAACATCAGGACCTAAAACAGGAATTTTCATTCTTTGGCATTCTGCCATTAATTCGGTAATTTTTTCGATGTTGTTTAAATTTCGGCTCAAAACAGCCGCCATAAACTCGGCAGGGTAGTGGGCTTTTAGGTAAGCCATCCTAAACGATACAAAAGCATAGCAAGTAGAGTGAGATTTGTTGAAAGCATATTCGGCAAATTTTTCCCAGTCTTTCCAAACTTTTTCAATTTTCTTCGTATCTAAATTGTTTTCTGTGCAACCTAC
It includes:
- a CDS encoding DUF4833 domain-containing protein, with amino-acid sequence MKKYKNRTLFILIISFILISFTAKEENHGISKSLFKIERSKDSDEIVYDINLTTFGKLNTENPINIYWIKHTNSNKIEPLSWIQKKFSYGLTFLDIGDNKAKFQFVSYGYRNFEIKKNTNGDFKVFTNSQNKEVAVKRIFIQIDGGTFWFPNITKVELHAIDIKTGKDLIETIVP
- a CDS encoding cysteine dioxygenase family protein, with product MNKELPNCIKEISAELNNLPFINNELVSEIVSEANLSEKELREYISFDHCISESYGRKLIVDNGNYKILLMSWRVGDFTAIHNHGYTEWGCVYFFGEAAHRLYETNEKEIKLIQKDNFYEGQIASVCGDLTHMMGNSFSKKLTTLHIYGSNTRKNNVSENAKVYMPEFQKEVTTKGSAYLNMNKKLMLSDKPLLNISLDDFIDYFTLVRPFYELSKKYNVISKMEEQIAKLN
- a CDS encoding glutamate decarboxylase — encoded protein: MNNQKILSESFEKIKNYLKNNNKIEELIVNFKFPAELNKIIDFPINQIGVSENEFLELLDKYLNFSVRTGNKQFLNQLYSGFNFPAFIGEIFSTLANTSMYTYEVAPVATMIETEMIKLMNSYAGYSHGDGIFVSGGSNANLIAMLSARNKVFPEGRFDGYDRNLKLKIFVNEQAHYSFETAANILGIGAKNVIKVKADENGRLIPSELEREIKDSVNRGEKPFFAVATCATTLLGAYDPIDEMADICEKYGVWLHADGSFGGSIILSKEHRYLVKGIEKTDSFAWNPHKLMNIPLICSVILVKRHGSLQHNITDINADYIFHDIDMIEDLGKKSIQCGRKVDAVKLWFAWKYFGLEGYKNRIDNLIEMAKYAEKKVIENTKLELIVPRQSFSVCFRYIPEINTDSNEFNLKLRESLRKSGKSIVNFGYIGDSLTIRLIAANAELNKSDIDLFFNNLIDEAELIISGT
- a CDS encoding DUF2238 domain-containing protein, with the protein product MKTIWFVIFFSVFIWSGVAPKDYFTWFLEVFPAIIGLVLLIVTYKKFPLTTLLYFLILIHCVILMVGGHYTYAEVPLFDYIKPIFGFSRNNYDKVGHFAQGFIPAILVREIFIRKEIIVSHNWQNFLIVSVCLAFSAFYELIEWIVAKFTGESADAFLGTQGYAWDTQTDMAIALLGAIFALIILSKIHDKQLLKLSNKLNLSK
- a CDS encoding DUF2271 domain-containing protein; the encoded protein is MKKIVYLLSVISTALTVVVLLSSFGQSSTLQTSGNMSFTFKTVTYNGNFAPKHVLAVWIEDNSGFIRTQKKHAAAQQQRLYTWIASSNQNEIDAITGSTINVHQTHTITWDCKDLNGNEVPDGDYTIWIEFTEKNIQGPIYSLTFTKDTAYQLLTPPDELNFIDIELEYTPTPGLPTSNFSVNDSNICTYEGVTFTNSSYLATSYEWDFGDGANPATGNTEGPHTVTYSTSGNKTISLTINGTITQSYTEMIEVIAQPEADFIYSFLNTYDVIFSSNSVNATTYLWDFGDGDTSTDDNPNHTYLAEGIYDVSLIAMNGDCEDTVIKSIIIDGTKIERNELNSTSIIYPNPAKGIFYIVPLNVGTKDIFVSVFDTHGKIVLKQKYEYSSSIKIDATILDAGTYFVKIDNSTQTHYKKLVIL
- a CDS encoding HAD family phosphatase; the protein is MLDNSSSIKNIIFDFGGVICNIDFEKSYRAFTELGFKNLDNLFSKKSQTAIFDDFEKGKINPADFRKEIYNITKIDISDKIFDEAWNAMILNIPNARVNLLKKLKTKHRIFLLSNTNRIHYDYYLKNFQNEYGFKNFSELFEKAYFSFFIAMKKPDIEIFDFVINENQLKPTETIFIDDSLQHIEAATLVGLQSYHLKNNEDITELF
- the lepA gene encoding elongation factor 4 — its product is MKNIRNFCIIAHIDHGKSTIADRLLQMTNTISERESQNQVLDDMDLERERGITIKSHAIQMEYQHTDNQKYILNLIDTPGHVDFSYEVSRSIAACEGALLIVDATQGIQAQTISNLYLAIENDLEVIPVLNKMDLNNAMPDEGKDQIVDLIGCDRDDIIEASGKTGLGVEEILKAAVERIEPPKGDINAPLQALIFDSVYNSYRGIISYFRIVNGQIKKGDAVKFVNTGKEYQADEIGVLKLKQVSRPKLMAGDVGYIISGIKSSKEVKVGDTITHIENPCEKSIEGFEDVKPMLFAGIYPVDADDYEELRASLDKLKLNDASLTYEPESSAALGFGFRCGFLGLLHMEIVQERLDREFMMDVITTVPNVSYLCFTKKKQRLEVHNPSGLPDPTLIEHVEEPYIKAQIISKAEYVGGIMKLCIDRRGILKNQSYLTSNRVEVTFEMPLGEIVFDFYDKLKSISKGYASFDYFQTGFQPAKLVKLDILLNGESVDALSTLIHNDNAYDFGRRMCVKLKELIPRQQFDIAIQAAIGSKIIARETVKAVRKDVTAKCYGGDITRKRKLLEKQKKGKKRMRQVGNVEVPQQAFLAVLKLD